One window of the Capnocytophaga haemolytica genome contains the following:
- a CDS encoding ferredoxin--NADP reductase — protein sequence MNSFYELTVSKITPLTATAVKITFDVPELLQRAFRFEAGEYLTLQHTFDGKKVRRAYSICSGITEGELSVAVKRVPNGLFSTFATEALREGDTLEVMPPMGSFVFFYDIFGNKDIMLFSAGSGVTPMMSIAKTALHKTNIKVIFIYGNKSKEETLFFDEIEGLRVAFPERFFVHYAFSQQPWGGHFTGRINDAIINKVFDLYKDLNWGRYYACGPSEMVKNVRDTILMRGISEDRIFTELFEAPPTETDFSALEGNADITLIEGDKEHTFKAAKNQILLNSILMQGYDAPYSCLNGVCSSCIGKVESGEAQMAKNETLNKEQVEKGYILTCQAYALSDKVTISLDKRV from the coding sequence ATGAACTCATTTTACGAACTTACAGTCTCAAAGATTACACCTCTGACTGCAACTGCCGTTAAGATTACCTTTGACGTCCCTGAGCTACTACAAAGAGCTTTTCGCTTTGAGGCTGGTGAATATCTCACCTTACAACACACTTTTGATGGCAAGAAAGTACGGCGTGCTTACTCTATTTGCTCAGGCATCACGGAAGGTGAGCTAAGCGTAGCTGTGAAGCGCGTTCCCAATGGGCTATTCTCTACTTTTGCTACTGAGGCACTACGCGAAGGTGATACCCTTGAAGTGATGCCCCCAATGGGTTCGTTTGTATTCTTCTACGACATCTTTGGCAATAAGGATATTATGCTTTTCTCAGCAGGAAGTGGAGTGACCCCAATGATGAGCATTGCTAAAACAGCACTGCACAAAACCAATATCAAAGTGATATTCATCTACGGCAATAAAAGCAAGGAAGAAACACTCTTCTTTGACGAGATAGAAGGCTTGAGAGTTGCTTTCCCTGAGCGCTTCTTCGTGCACTACGCTTTCAGTCAGCAGCCTTGGGGAGGCCATTTCACAGGGCGTATCAATGATGCTATTATCAATAAAGTATTCGATTTGTATAAAGACCTAAACTGGGGGCGATACTACGCTTGCGGTCCCTCAGAAATGGTCAAGAACGTACGGGATACCATCCTAATGCGAGGCATCAGCGAGGATAGAATATTCACAGAGCTCTTTGAAGCACCCCCTACCGAAACAGACTTCTCAGCCTTAGAAGGCAATGCCGATATCACATTGATAGAAGGTGATAAAGAACACACTTTCAAGGCCGCAAAGAATCAAATATTATTGAACTCCATACTGATGCAGGGCTACGATGCACCTTACTCGTGCCTCAATGGCGTGTGCAGCAGCTGTATTGGCAAAGTTGAAAGCGGAGAGGCTCAAATGGCTAAGAATGAAACGCTCAATAAAGAGCAAGTTGAAAAAGGGTACATACTCACCTGTCAGGCTTATGCTTTGAGCGATAAAGTAACTATTTCCTTAGATAAAAGAGTATAA
- a CDS encoding S41 family peptidase, whose protein sequence is MKRIFIGLLLAGTLLGCTKDMTDSDRFGGSDYQGNDVDLRIKDFIWKGLNSWYLWQGDVDDLDDHRFGKTPSVTGNAQYKAFLDRHSDKEAFFYGLLNNYPTTDRFSFITDNYSELEDTFKGISMSAGMDFALGVIPNNDRVFGLVRYVVPNSGAATANIKRGTVFTRVNGTALTKSNYTRLLQNNNTSMTLGLAKIEGTRGKYSLVETEETVTLTRSRFVENPILIHKVIEQGGKKIGYLMYNAFVSDFDVQLNNVFGEFKSQGIDELVLDLRYNGGGSVSSAIYLSSMITGQFNGQVFSKEQWNKKLQPIVEQQGSSINYFTNEIKGEGSRKIATINSLNLKRVYILTTKSTASASELVINSLKAYINVVQIGTITTGKDKASITIYDYTDANNKVKNPAHKWAMQPLVLKMVNAKDEGNYTNGLTPTIPLEEDVKNMGTLGDTNEPLLARALQSITSATRRTTRSVAEPALPLQEISHSKAGLLGYNEMYK, encoded by the coding sequence ATGAAAAGAATATTTATAGGCTTGCTGCTGGCAGGCACATTGCTGGGCTGCACAAAGGATATGACTGATAGCGACCGCTTTGGAGGGTCGGACTATCAAGGGAATGATGTCGACTTGCGCATAAAGGACTTTATATGGAAGGGCTTGAACTCGTGGTATCTGTGGCAAGGTGATGTCGATGACTTAGATGATCATCGCTTTGGGAAGACGCCTTCGGTAACAGGCAACGCTCAGTACAAAGCCTTTTTAGATAGGCATAGCGACAAGGAGGCTTTCTTCTACGGCTTGCTAAATAACTATCCCACTACCGACCGTTTTAGCTTTATCACCGATAATTACTCCGAACTTGAAGATACTTTTAAAGGAATCTCAATGAGTGCTGGTATGGATTTTGCTTTGGGGGTTATCCCTAATAATGATAGGGTGTTCGGGTTGGTTCGTTATGTGGTGCCTAATTCAGGGGCTGCTACTGCCAATATCAAGCGTGGAACTGTATTTACAAGAGTTAATGGAACAGCGCTCACTAAGAGTAATTACACGCGATTGCTACAGAATAACAATACTTCAATGACCTTAGGGCTGGCTAAAATAGAGGGTACAAGAGGTAAATACTCTCTTGTTGAGACAGAGGAGACTGTTACTCTTACCAGATCGCGATTTGTGGAGAACCCCATCTTAATCCATAAAGTGATAGAACAAGGAGGCAAGAAGATAGGCTACTTGATGTACAACGCCTTTGTATCTGACTTTGACGTGCAACTTAACAATGTGTTTGGTGAATTTAAGAGTCAAGGTATTGATGAGTTAGTACTTGACTTACGCTACAATGGCGGTGGCAGTGTATCAAGCGCTATCTACCTATCATCAATGATTACTGGGCAGTTCAACGGGCAAGTTTTCTCAAAAGAGCAGTGGAATAAGAAGTTACAACCTATTGTGGAGCAACAAGGGAGCAGCATTAACTATTTTACTAATGAAATAAAGGGTGAAGGCAGCCGAAAGATAGCTACTATCAATAGCTTGAACCTGAAGCGTGTATACATACTGACTACTAAAAGTACAGCCTCAGCCAGTGAACTTGTAATCAACAGCTTGAAAGCCTATATCAATGTGGTGCAGATAGGCACTATTACCACAGGGAAGGACAAGGCTTCTATAACTATTTACGATTATACCGACGCTAATAATAAGGTAAAGAACCCTGCACACAAATGGGCTATGCAACCTTTAGTGCTTAAAATGGTTAATGCCAAAGACGAAGGCAATTACACAAACGGGCTAACTCCTACTATCCCACTTGAAGAAGATGTAAAGAATATGGGAACCTTAGGGGATACTAACGAACCTCTATTAGCAAGGGCCTTACAAAGTATAACAAGTGCAACCAGACGTACAACGCGCTCAGTGGCTGAACCTGCGCTGCCTCTACAGGAAATAAGCCATTCCAAAGCAGGACTACTTGGCTATAACGAAATGTACAAATAG
- the lptB gene encoding LPS export ABC transporter ATP-binding protein: MKLIVNDIIKIYKGRKVVKGVSLEVSQGEIVGLLGPNGAGKTTSFYMIVGLIKPNGGTIYLDSENITTYPMYRRAQRGIGYLAQEASVFRKLSVEDNIKSVLQLTNLSSAEQQKRTDALIEEFGLGHIRKNRGDLLSGGERRRTEIARALATSPKFILLDEPFAGVDPVAVEDIQRIVAHLKDRNIGILITDHNVQETLAITDRTYLMFEGGILKAGIPEELAVDEMVRKVYLGQNFELRKKKIL; this comes from the coding sequence ATGAAGTTAATTGTAAACGACATTATTAAGATATACAAGGGGCGCAAGGTGGTAAAGGGCGTCTCGCTTGAGGTAAGCCAAGGGGAGATTGTGGGCTTGCTCGGTCCGAATGGGGCGGGGAAGACTACCTCTTTCTATATGATTGTAGGCCTTATCAAGCCCAATGGGGGTACGATTTACCTCGATAGTGAGAACATCACCACTTACCCAATGTATCGGCGTGCACAACGCGGTATTGGCTACTTGGCACAGGAGGCATCGGTGTTCCGTAAGCTGAGTGTGGAGGATAATATCAAGAGTGTGTTGCAGCTGACCAATCTCAGCAGTGCCGAGCAGCAGAAGCGCACCGATGCCCTTATTGAGGAGTTTGGTTTGGGGCATATCCGCAAGAACCGTGGCGACCTGCTTTCGGGAGGTGAACGTAGGCGTACGGAGATAGCCCGCGCACTAGCGACCTCGCCGAAGTTTATATTGCTCGATGAGCCTTTTGCGGGGGTAGACCCTGTGGCGGTGGAGGACATTCAGCGCATTGTGGCACACCTCAAAGACCGCAATATCGGTATTCTCATCACCGACCACAATGTGCAAGAGACTTTGGCCATCACCGACCGTACTTACTTGATGTTCGAGGGGGGTATCCTCAAGGCAGGCATACCCGAAGAGCTTGCTGTTGATGAGATGGTGCGCAAGGTGTACCTCGGACAGAATTTTGAGCTGAGAAAGAAAAAGATACTTTAA
- the pepT gene encoding peptidase T, giving the protein MQKVVERFLSYIAIDSQSDPESESTPSTEKQWNIARKLAKELEEVGLKDVSIDEKSYVMATLPSNIDKRVPTIGFISHFDTSPDFSGEGVKPQFIENYDGKDIVLNKEQNIVLSPSYFEDLLLYKGQTLITTDGTTLLGADDKAGVAEIVTAMEYLIAHPEIKHGDIRVGFTPDEEIGRGAHFFDVKKFGADWAYTMDGGQIGELEYESFNAAGAKVVFHGKNVHPGTAKNKMINSMLIAAKFIGMLPADEVPERTEGREGFFHVTDIAGDVEQTVVQLIIRDHDRAKFEARKALLEKVVAELNVQHPNVVELTLKDQYYNMREKIEPVIHIVEVAERAMKALGITPITKPIRGGTDGSQLSFMGLPCPNIFAGGHNFHGKYEYVPVESMVKATEVIVKIAELVAAE; this is encoded by the coding sequence ATGCAAAAAGTAGTAGAGCGATTCCTCTCGTATATCGCCATCGACAGTCAGTCCGACCCAGAGAGTGAATCCACACCGAGCACTGAGAAACAGTGGAACATTGCCCGCAAGCTCGCGAAGGAATTGGAAGAGGTTGGTTTGAAGGATGTTAGTATAGATGAGAAGAGCTATGTGATGGCTACGCTGCCGTCAAACATCGATAAGAGGGTGCCTACCATAGGGTTTATCTCGCATTTTGACACCTCGCCCGATTTCTCTGGGGAAGGGGTCAAACCGCAGTTTATTGAGAATTATGATGGTAAGGACATCGTACTCAACAAGGAGCAGAACATCGTGCTCTCGCCTTCGTATTTTGAGGATTTACTCCTTTACAAAGGGCAGACGCTCATCACCACCGATGGCACAACCCTGTTAGGAGCTGACGACAAGGCAGGCGTGGCGGAGATTGTTACCGCTATGGAGTACCTCATCGCACACCCTGAAATCAAGCACGGCGACATTCGCGTGGGCTTTACCCCCGATGAGGAGATAGGCAGAGGGGCACATTTCTTTGATGTGAAGAAGTTCGGTGCTGATTGGGCTTACACTATGGACGGTGGGCAGATAGGCGAGTTGGAGTATGAGAGCTTTAACGCCGCAGGGGCGAAGGTCGTTTTTCACGGGAAGAACGTACACCCAGGCACGGCTAAGAACAAGATGATCAACTCAATGCTCATTGCTGCTAAGTTTATCGGTATGTTGCCAGCCGATGAGGTGCCTGAGCGCACAGAAGGGCGTGAGGGTTTTTTCCACGTTACCGATATTGCGGGTGATGTGGAGCAGACGGTAGTGCAACTGATCATTCGCGACCACGACAGGGCGAAGTTTGAAGCCCGCAAGGCGCTCCTCGAGAAGGTTGTAGCAGAACTCAATGTGCAACATCCGAATGTAGTGGAGCTCACCCTCAAAGACCAATATTACAATATGCGCGAGAAGATAGAGCCTGTGATCCACATTGTGGAGGTGGCGGAGCGCGCGATGAAGGCTTTAGGCATCACCCCAATCACCAAACCGATACGCGGTGGCACCGATGGCTCGCAGCTGAGTTTTATGGGGCTACCTTGCCCAAACATCTTTGCAGGGGGACACAATTTCCACGGGAAATACGAGTATGTGCCTGTCGAAAGTATGGTGAAAGCCACAGAGGTGATCGTAAAGATTGCAGAATTAGTAGCAGCGGAATAG